Proteins co-encoded in one Anolis carolinensis isolate JA03-04 unplaced genomic scaffold, rAnoCar3.1.pri scaffold_9, whole genome shotgun sequence genomic window:
- the pdp2 gene encoding pyruvate dehydrogenase [acetyl-transferring]-phosphatase 2, mitochondrial codes for MSSIVSSWVITSTRSTISTLHGKGPLYSRCISGQCKGPRRSLFTNPPFSSFLASGKCSKNNVVTVRKAFRHTSTEEEDFSFHLTPSQVNDILRANELSHAVPEFDGKNPSSVLRFESNHLAANSPAEDRRSAATCLQTRGMMFGIFDGHAGYACAQAVSERLFSYIAVSLLSQKKLEEIESAMESMKPILPILQWHKHPNDSFFQEVASLYLERLRIYWQTLLNMDLEPGLTIEEALIHAFKRLDSDISLEAQAPSENELVKNIALQVAFSGATACLAHVDSVHLHIANTGDSRAVLGVKNKGGTWSALPLTRDHNCFNKLEMLRLKREHPLSEDGTVIVNNRLLGVLLPSRAFGDVQFKWSQELHQSVLGNGCDAEALNIYDYVLPNCHTPPYLTAEPEITYHKLRRQDKFLVIASDGLWDMLSNEEVVKLVGDHLVDGDVQKRQAAFKKPANLGYMQNLLLQRKARHVHSPDQNVATHLIRHAIGNNEYGEIDPERLMAMLSLPDDLARMYRDDITITVVYFNSNVVEAFYREND; via the coding sequence ATGTCAAGTATTGTTTCCTCCTGGGTTATCACCTCAACACGAAGCACGATCTCCACTTTGCATGGAAAAGGACCTTTGTACTCCAGGTGCATTTCAGGTCAGTGTAAAGGACCGCGGAGGAGTTTGTTTACCAAccctcccttttcttctttcctggcAAGCGGCAAATGCAGCAAGAACAATGTTGTCACTGTGAGAAAAGCTTTCAGACACACCTCGACAGAAGAAGAAGACTTCTCTTTCCACCTGACGCCGTCACAGGTCAATGACATTTTAAGGGCAAATGAGCTGTCCCATGCCGTTCCTGAATTCGATGGGAAAAATCCAAGCTCAGTCCTGCGATTTGAGAGCAACCACTTGGCTGCCAACAGCCCAGCGGAAGACCGCCGAAGCGCAGCGACCTGCCTACAGACCAGAGGAATGATGTTTGGGATCTTTGATGGCCATGCAGGTTACGCCTGTGCCCAGGCAGTTAGTGAACGGCTGTTTTCCTATATTGCTGTTTCCCTTCTATCCCAAAAAAAGCTAGAGGAAATTGAGTCTGCCATGGAGTCTATGAAACCCATCCTGCCTATTCTGCAGTGGCACAAACATCCAAATGACAGCTTCTTTCAAGAGGTCGCCTCACTGTACCTGGAACGGCTCAGAATATATTGGCAAACCTTACTAAACATGGACCTGGAACCAGGCCTTACCATAGAAGAAGCCTTGATCCATGCATTTAAAAGGCTGGATTCAGATATTTCATTGGAGGCTCAGGCTCCCTCAGAAAATGAATTGGTCAAAAACATTGCTCTTCAGGTGGCTTTTTCAGGTGCAACGGCCTGCTTGGCTCATGTGGATAGTGTTCATTTGCACATTGCAAACACTGGTGACAGCAGAGCGGTTCTGGGAGTTAAAAACAAAGGTGGGACGTGGTCTGCTCTTCCTCTGACGCGAGACCACAACTGCTTCAACAAACTGGAAATGTTAAGGTTAAAAAGGGAGCATCCGCTATCTGAAGATGGCACAGTGATTGTGAACAACAGGTTACTGGGAGTCCTCTTGCCTTCAAGAGCATTTGGAGATGTCCAGTTCAAGTGGAGCCAAGAACTGCATCAGAGTGTGCTGGGAAACGGTTGCGACGCAGAGGCTTTGAACATTTATGACTATGTGCTTCCAAATTGTCACACACCTCCCTATTTAACTGCAGAGCCAGAAATCACTTACCACAAACTCAGAAGGCAGGATAAATTTTTAGTGATTGCCTCAGATGGCCTGTGGGACATGTTGAGTAATGAAGAAGTGGTCAAGCTGGTTGGAGACCATCTAGTTGATGGGGATGTCCAGAAAAGACAGGCGGCTTTTAAAAAACCAGCCAATCTGGGTTACATGCAAAACCTGCTCCTTCAGAGGAAAGCCAGGCATGTCCACTCCCCTGACCAGAACGTGGCCACCCATCTCATCCGCCACGCCATTGGCAATAATGAATATGGGGAGATTGATCCAGAAAGGCTCATGGCAATGTTGAGTCTTCCAGATGACCTGGCACGCATGTACAGGGATGACATCACCATCACCGTGGTATATTTTAATTCCAATGTAGTTGAAGCTTTCTACAGAGAGAATGATTAA